The Solibacillus daqui genome has a segment encoding these proteins:
- a CDS encoding polysaccharide deacetylase family protein: MKTPYRKRRGIWIDLLLVSMITLLGSAIIYLTVLNDQPIFQAEDGLSSDTTSSTISEEQSSFPGVRIVTDVSNDAKMPFAIQYPLTEYETLNDTILSYINDAKDYYISMMRLQQNVHELTGELNISLQTFAHQHYYSFVLTNKTILSNTEHETTIMTFLIDNKAGEIFNMQTLLNQDEASLKTFANHVQSQMAKNPEFKDALNKDKLVAATQPKWDLFERFALKENALVLYFDEGEIANATAGLPTVEIPLSSINPLLASDFQIAMETESSTAPKQNTDAAHKRIALTFDDGPHPEVTKQILELLEKYNAKATFFMLGSRVQCYPNLAREVRDAGHEIGNHTWTHPVLTKMPAAAIKKEYESTEQAIKAAIGQPSAFFRPPYGATNDSVRALIQRKSVNWTIDTLDWKHRDPTKLLPMIQKTLHNNAIVLMHDIHQSTADGLEPVLQYLQSEGYEFVTVSEVLNYS; this comes from the coding sequence ATGAAAACCCCTTACCGTAAACGCCGTGGTATTTGGATTGATTTACTACTTGTCTCCATGATCACCTTGCTCGGCTCAGCTATTATTTATTTAACTGTTTTAAATGATCAACCTATTTTTCAAGCGGAAGATGGTCTTTCCTCCGATACTACCTCATCCACTATTTCTGAAGAACAATCCAGCTTTCCGGGTGTGCGCATTGTCACAGACGTTTCAAATGACGCAAAAATGCCCTTTGCTATTCAATACCCATTAACCGAATACGAAACGCTCAACGATACCATTTTATCTTATATAAACGACGCAAAAGATTACTATATTAGTATGATGCGCCTACAACAAAACGTTCACGAATTAACAGGTGAGCTGAATATTAGCTTACAAACATTTGCACATCAACATTATTATTCATTTGTACTTACAAACAAAACAATTTTAAGTAATACCGAACACGAAACAACCATCATGACCTTTTTAATCGACAATAAAGCAGGCGAAATTTTTAATATGCAGACATTGCTAAATCAAGATGAAGCTAGCTTAAAAACCTTCGCCAATCATGTACAATCACAAATGGCAAAAAATCCAGAGTTCAAGGATGCCCTTAACAAAGACAAACTTGTAGCTGCTACACAGCCAAAATGGGATTTATTTGAGCGCTTTGCATTAAAAGAAAACGCCCTTGTTCTCTATTTCGATGAAGGTGAAATTGCTAATGCTACAGCTGGTTTACCTACTGTAGAAATTCCTTTATCATCGATTAATCCATTACTTGCATCAGACTTCCAAATTGCTATGGAAACAGAGAGCTCTACTGCACCAAAGCAAAATACGGATGCAGCACACAAACGAATTGCTTTAACTTTTGATGATGGGCCACACCCTGAGGTAACGAAGCAAATTTTGGAGCTGTTAGAAAAGTATAATGCCAAAGCTACATTTTTCATGCTCGGTAGCCGTGTCCAGTGTTATCCAAACCTAGCACGTGAAGTTCGTGATGCCGGGCACGAAATTGGTAATCATACATGGACGCACCCCGTACTTACTAAGATGCCAGCCGCGGCCATTAAAAAGGAATATGAATCTACCGAGCAAGCCATCAAAGCAGCAATCGGTCAGCCTTCAGCCTTTTTCCGTCCGCCATATGGTGCGACTAATGATTCCGTCCGAGCACTCATTCAACGTAAATCGGTCAACTGGACGATTGATACGCTTGACTGGAAGCATCGCGACCCAACAAAGCTACTACCGATGATTCAAAAAACACTACATAATAATGCCATTGTATTAATGCACGATATCCACCAATCTACAGCAGATGGACTTGAACCCGTGCTGCAATATTTACAAAGTGAAGGCTACGAATTTGTAACCGTTTCTGAAGTACTGAACTATTCTTAA
- the helD gene encoding RNA polymerase recycling motor HelD — protein MEQHLQLKDFKQEQKRLNDTVAYMDRILHSSKSDIENAQANIKTAMSNVEYLDSSDSFLNILMNTRFFELARDQKEGLEAIRQKPYFARIHFQREGEPEEFLYIGKTSLFHSETHEPIIVDWRSPVANVYYDGRLGELTYDVRGDEQAGHLFAKRQYKIEQAELLDYRDVDLTTNDELLQEALEGKADVRLTEIVSTIQKEQNEIIRAHLRQPILVQGAAGSGKTTIALHRISYFLYTMGEHFNAEQLMILAPNNLFIEYIGDVLPELGVDKICQTTYADYVQNALHLKLKLTNPNEQLEKIVENITTNFDDLHISKMKGSPFYELMMQRYLQRYEEQLATLFDDVFIEKYRIMKGEHLKKLFLVEFQYMPIEKRLERIKKIIQTEVKRKTTAVLTKLNARYEEAIGRALNGMRDAEKRRLTVTKMIDERDVRIPKIKQEAKTTASRYMKKFTKAKVKTLYRDIVTNRELLYEIAPEWDQNETESFLQAHKKESWALEDLASLYYLQAKVKGIEDPWKMRVVFIDEVQDYSYFQLAALKAGLETDMFTMVGDLAQGIHSYRSLTDWQPVLDLFPRATYATLQKSYRTTIEIMQVANEILLQMEEDLPLVEPVVRHGKPPEFIAQQALQVHTINQIVEQIKANNHHSIALICKTTKEAKSIVKQLEKADFPAQILDENSAIDQQKLLVVPSHLAKGLEFDAVIIASFDVPYYDNPIDRKLLYVALTRAMHELYLIGPSKEAFLM, from the coding sequence ATGGAACAACATTTGCAGCTAAAGGATTTCAAGCAGGAGCAAAAGCGACTTAATGACACTGTTGCGTATATGGACCGCATTTTACATAGCTCCAAAAGCGATATTGAAAATGCACAGGCTAACATTAAAACAGCGATGTCAAACGTGGAATATCTTGACTCGAGTGATAGTTTCTTAAATATTCTAATGAACACGCGCTTTTTCGAATTAGCACGCGATCAAAAGGAAGGCTTAGAGGCAATTCGTCAAAAGCCGTATTTCGCGCGCATCCATTTTCAGCGTGAAGGTGAGCCGGAGGAATTTCTTTATATCGGTAAAACATCTCTATTTCATAGCGAAACACATGAGCCGATTATCGTCGATTGGCGTTCTCCAGTCGCAAACGTGTATTATGATGGACGACTAGGTGAATTAACGTATGATGTACGAGGCGACGAACAGGCTGGGCATCTATTCGCCAAACGCCAATACAAAATTGAGCAAGCCGAGCTTCTCGATTACCGAGACGTTGATTTAACAACAAACGACGAATTGTTACAAGAAGCACTCGAAGGTAAGGCAGATGTACGTTTAACCGAAATCGTATCGACTATTCAAAAGGAGCAAAATGAAATTATTCGTGCGCACCTCCGCCAACCAATTCTCGTACAAGGGGCGGCTGGTTCAGGAAAAACAACTATTGCCCTTCACCGAATTTCGTATTTTTTATATACAATGGGCGAACATTTTAATGCCGAGCAGCTCATGATTCTAGCACCGAATAATTTATTTATCGAATACATTGGGGATGTGCTACCAGAGCTCGGCGTCGATAAAATATGCCAAACCACCTATGCCGATTATGTACAAAACGCCTTACATCTGAAGCTAAAGCTCACAAATCCAAATGAACAGCTTGAAAAAATCGTCGAGAACATCACTACCAATTTCGATGATTTGCACATTTCTAAAATGAAGGGTAGCCCCTTTTACGAACTGATGATGCAGCGCTATTTACAGCGGTATGAAGAACAATTGGCCACACTTTTTGATGATGTCTTTATCGAAAAATATCGTATTATGAAAGGCGAGCATTTGAAAAAGTTGTTTTTAGTCGAATTTCAATATATGCCGATCGAAAAACGCCTTGAACGAATCAAAAAGATAATCCAAACCGAGGTAAAGCGGAAAACAACCGCCGTATTAACAAAATTAAACGCGCGTTATGAGGAAGCAATTGGTCGAGCACTAAACGGCATGCGCGACGCAGAAAAACGCCGACTTACCGTAACCAAAATGATCGACGAACGCGATGTACGCATCCCAAAAATCAAACAAGAGGCCAAAACAACGGCAAGTCGTTATATGAAGAAATTCACAAAGGCAAAAGTGAAGACACTATACCGCGATATCGTGACGAACCGTGAATTACTATACGAAATTGCACCTGAATGGGACCAAAATGAAACAGAAAGCTTCCTACAAGCACATAAAAAGGAAAGCTGGGCATTAGAAGATTTAGCCTCACTTTATTATTTACAGGCAAAGGTAAAAGGTATAGAGGATCCATGGAAAATGCGTGTCGTATTCATTGATGAGGTACAGGACTACAGCTACTTCCAGCTTGCAGCATTAAAGGCAGGGCTTGAAACAGATATGTTTACAATGGTTGGCGATTTAGCACAAGGAATCCATAGCTACCGTTCATTAACCGATTGGCAGCCCGTGCTCGATTTATTCCCACGCGCAACCTATGCTACACTGCAAAAAAGTTACCGAACAACGATTGAAATTATGCAAGTAGCCAATGAAATCCTACTACAAATGGAGGAGGACTTACCACTTGTCGAGCCTGTTGTTCGTCACGGCAAGCCCCCTGAGTTTATCGCGCAACAAGCGTTACAAGTCCATACAATCAACCAAATCGTCGAGCAAATTAAAGCGAACAACCATCATTCCATTGCACTCATTTGCAAAACGACGAAAGAAGCAAAATCGATCGTTAAACAGCTTGAAAAAGCCGATTTTCCCGCGCAAATATTGGACGAAAATTCAGCGATTGATCAGCAAAAGCTACTCGTTGTGCCAAGCCATTTAGCAAAAGGGCTCGAGTTTGATGCCGTCATTATCGCGTCATTTGATGTACCATATTACGACAATCCAATTGACCGCAAGCTCCTATATGTCGCTCTAACCCGCGCAATGCATGAGCTCTATTTAATTGGTCCTTCAAAAGAAGCCTTTTTGATGTAA
- a CDS encoding threonine/serine exporter family protein, whose protein sequence is MNAEHNEMAIECFLLAGRIMMESGAETYRVEDTMLRMARSQNMMDAQSYVTPTGIIFSLGKTQPTRITSISTRITDLHRIVLVNNVSRKLTSQIITLEQAYDELKKIETTNYFLPIIIQVLTASIASSCFLLMFKGVLTDIPAAFVAGGLGLYIVTVIHQITRVKFFSEFMAALAVGVVASMAVHFGLGTQVDKIIIGSVMPLVPGLLITNAVRDLMAGHFTAGMAKGAEAFLTAFAIGSGIAFVLSF, encoded by the coding sequence ATGAATGCTGAACATAATGAAATGGCGATTGAATGCTTTTTATTAGCAGGTCGCATCATGATGGAAAGTGGCGCAGAAACGTATCGTGTTGAAGATACGATGTTAAGAATGGCACGATCTCAAAATATGATGGACGCACAAAGCTATGTAACGCCAACAGGGATTATTTTCTCACTTGGAAAAACGCAACCTACAAGAATTACATCGATTTCAACAAGGATTACAGATTTACACAGAATTGTACTTGTTAACAATGTTTCCCGTAAACTTACATCTCAAATCATAACATTAGAACAGGCTTATGACGAGTTAAAGAAGATAGAAACGACGAATTATTTTTTACCGATTATTATTCAAGTATTAACAGCGAGTATTGCAAGTAGCTGTTTCCTCTTAATGTTTAAAGGGGTATTAACAGATATTCCGGCGGCGTTTGTGGCAGGTGGGTTAGGGCTATATATTGTAACCGTCATTCACCAAATCACGCGTGTTAAGTTTTTCTCAGAATTTATGGCAGCATTGGCTGTAGGTGTTGTCGCATCGATGGCGGTGCATTTTGGTCTAGGTACGCAGGTGGATAAAATTATTATCGGCTCAGTCATGCCGCTTGTACCAGGGCTACTAATTACCAATGCGGTGCGTGATTTAATGGCAGGGCATTTTACAGCAGGTATGGCGAAAGGTGCAGAGGCGTTTTTAACGGCTTTTGCGATTGGTTCGGGGATTGCATTTGTTCTATCCTTCTAA
- a CDS encoding bifunctional diguanylate cyclase/phosphodiesterase, giving the protein MTKEQLYSTEIDTFLVTPFPTFILLPNGTIAKGNLEHFDYSTVDIEKLKKKSVEDTLFSEIENDVIESILSSTVPLCLQDIEITTKHQTVQFVTLYTKPITLDSQEAIYVLCVPTDEIASVNAEHQHLVDLKNGIHNSFMTITLDQDGFIIETNQQFLKTSHWTPKRVIGKTFWQLFPSSEESEKVTQVIWNTLQDGQIWQGDVQKITKDEQLYWVYLTAIPLFGPTPNENQFIFIERDITKDKTVQFQLEKIAYIDTETGMINVHRLAQVITEMIDEGRHFSFVYLSIDKFYTIKDLHNDLEGTSLVVEFTKRMKLYFQDSTMARINENEFVVITPLPEWFTQGFLTYLQQNPIYNDNVAVPLSLSGGITRYPEDQTTFSQLMKASLATIASVREAGGDSILSLSKSLHAALNRKSIVEKRLLQALDQKNLHVLYQPQLDVKSGEIIAVEALVRWDDEEIGVVSPDELIPIAEETGLINNIGSLMLERACEQAVAWKNAGHELKVSINSSVREFRDKNMAKSILETLERTGCPANLIQIEITEKFALEAEAEKGIIKQMRTLENEGIVFALDDFGTGYGSFRYMQLLPISIVKIDQTFTRALKSEKTQQLVNGMVQLGKSMNLTVVAEGVETEDQQLLLTNFGCDIVQGYYISKPVTSSEVSDLF; this is encoded by the coding sequence ATGACAAAAGAGCAACTCTATTCAACAGAAATTGACACATTTCTAGTTACTCCTTTTCCTACCTTCATTCTATTACCTAATGGAACAATCGCCAAAGGTAATCTGGAGCATTTTGACTATTCAACAGTAGATATAGAGAAACTAAAAAAGAAATCTGTTGAAGACACGCTTTTTTCAGAAATCGAGAATGATGTGATTGAATCTATTCTATCAAGCACCGTACCACTTTGCTTACAAGATATTGAGATAACAACTAAACACCAAACAGTCCAATTTGTCACGCTATACACAAAACCTATAACACTCGATAGTCAAGAGGCCATTTATGTATTATGCGTACCCACTGACGAAATTGCCTCAGTAAACGCCGAACACCAGCATTTAGTAGACTTAAAAAATGGTATTCACAATTCATTTATGACAATAACACTCGATCAAGACGGCTTTATCATAGAAACAAACCAACAATTTTTAAAAACAAGTCATTGGACACCTAAGCGCGTCATTGGGAAAACGTTTTGGCAGCTATTCCCGTCATCTGAGGAATCCGAAAAAGTAACACAAGTCATTTGGAATACATTACAAGACGGACAAATTTGGCAAGGTGATGTCCAGAAAATCACGAAAGATGAGCAGCTTTATTGGGTTTACCTAACAGCCATTCCGCTATTCGGACCAACACCCAACGAAAATCAATTTATCTTTATTGAGCGCGATATAACTAAAGACAAGACGGTACAATTCCAACTCGAAAAAATCGCCTATATCGATACAGAAACAGGCATGATAAACGTTCACCGTTTAGCACAAGTTATTACCGAAATGATTGACGAAGGGCGCCATTTTTCATTCGTGTATTTAAGCATCGACAAATTCTACACAATTAAAGATTTACACAATGATTTAGAGGGTACATCTCTAGTTGTTGAATTTACAAAGCGCATGAAATTGTATTTCCAAGACAGCACAATGGCTCGTATTAATGAAAACGAATTCGTAGTCATTACACCATTACCTGAATGGTTTACACAAGGTTTCTTAACCTACTTACAGCAGAATCCAATTTATAATGACAATGTCGCGGTACCATTATCATTAAGTGGTGGTATTACACGCTACCCAGAAGACCAAACAACATTTTCACAATTAATGAAAGCCTCACTTGCTACGATTGCGTCTGTACGTGAAGCAGGTGGCGATAGCATTCTTTCATTATCAAAATCATTACACGCAGCGTTAAACCGAAAATCGATCGTTGAAAAGCGTTTACTACAGGCACTAGATCAAAAAAATCTACATGTTCTTTATCAGCCACAGTTAGATGTAAAATCTGGAGAAATTATTGCAGTTGAGGCGCTTGTACGTTGGGATGATGAAGAAATCGGGGTTGTATCACCAGACGAGTTAATTCCAATCGCCGAAGAAACAGGGCTTATCAACAATATCGGTTCACTCATGCTTGAACGCGCATGTGAACAAGCAGTCGCATGGAAAAATGCGGGCCACGAATTGAAAGTAAGCATCAACTCCTCTGTTCGTGAATTCCGCGACAAAAACATGGCAAAATCAATTTTAGAAACGCTTGAGCGCACAGGCTGTCCTGCAAACTTAATACAAATTGAAATTACTGAAAAATTTGCGCTTGAAGCGGAAGCCGAAAAAGGCATCATTAAGCAAATGCGTACACTCGAAAACGAAGGGATCGTATTCGCGCTAGACGATTTCGGCACAGGCTACGGTTCATTCCGCTACATGCAGCTATTGCCAATTTCTATCGTAAAAATTGACCAAACGTTTACACGCGCATTAAAATCCGAAAAAACACAGCAACTTGTAAATGGTATGGTTCAGCTCGGCAAGTCAATGAACTTAACCGTTGTCGCAGAAGGTGTTGAAACAGAAGACCAACAACTACTTCTAACAAACTTCGGCTGTGACATTGTACAAGGCTACTACATTAGCAAACCCGTAACAAGCAGTGAAGTTTCGGATTTGTTTTAA
- a CDS encoding GNAT family N-acetyltransferase has product MNLSAITVSLPLDEETFEELHHLCEVAECDGHVYNQVMNLPIARSYESRGFYVLVYDDDKNELIGAGTAIDLMGLNTYEWSILVAPMYRQLGVGSAIFNVLKDGMATRESEGELALTIEGAHFGKEFLSKLGYLYSFSEATLEARAEVLQQPGAVTLRPFMQKDTEALVAIFSEAFGDMREESLELIDFNTTTEGLVMWTAEFADEVVGTVTTRKEGEVEWVTAFAVAPNKQGQGIGTQILNIVKDYAIRNGEKTILLDVEIDNAGALRVYEKAGFMKSMQLDYYICLDM; this is encoded by the coding sequence ATGAATTTATCGGCAATTACAGTGTCGCTTCCACTAGATGAAGAAACGTTTGAAGAACTGCACCATTTATGTGAAGTCGCAGAGTGTGACGGGCACGTTTACAATCAGGTGATGAATTTACCAATCGCGCGTAGCTATGAATCACGTGGTTTTTATGTGCTTGTTTATGATGATGACAAAAACGAGCTTATTGGTGCGGGAACGGCTATTGATTTAATGGGCTTAAATACGTACGAGTGGTCCATTTTAGTGGCGCCAATGTATCGCCAACTGGGTGTAGGGAGTGCGATTTTTAATGTGTTAAAGGACGGGATGGCTACACGTGAAAGTGAGGGCGAACTAGCTTTAACAATAGAAGGTGCTCATTTTGGCAAAGAGTTTTTAAGTAAGCTAGGCTACTTATATAGTTTTTCCGAGGCGACTTTAGAAGCAAGAGCAGAAGTATTGCAGCAACCGGGAGCAGTAACGCTTCGTCCGTTTATGCAAAAGGATACAGAGGCGCTTGTTGCCATTTTTAGCGAGGCTTTTGGCGATATGCGTGAGGAATCGTTAGAGCTCATTGATTTCAATACCACAACAGAAGGACTTGTGATGTGGACAGCGGAATTTGCCGATGAGGTAGTTGGGACGGTGACGACGCGTAAAGAGGGTGAAGTCGAGTGGGTTACAGCGTTTGCTGTCGCACCAAATAAGCAGGGGCAAGGAATCGGTACGCAAATCCTAAACATCGTCAAAGATTATGCAATTCGCAACGGTGAAAAAACGATTTTATTAGATGTAGAAATTGATAACGCTGGTGCACTACGGGTGTATGAAAAAGCGGGCTTCATGAAATCGATGCAGCTAGACTATTATATTTGTTTAGATATGTAA
- a CDS encoding threonine/serine exporter family protein, giving the protein MIDSLWFQMIISFFATACFGVIFNAPTKAIPACGLVGAIGWGIYYLLFNYGIDEVRASFIGAFIVSLVAHFAARKFRMPMIVFSVSGIIPLVPGSVAYNTMRNIMELDYMTGLQNGMRAFMISGAIAMGLVFAEVIMQIILRSMREGKTSIDSFFKAKKRSSKS; this is encoded by the coding sequence ATGATCGATAGTCTATGGTTTCAAATGATTATTAGCTTTTTTGCGACAGCTTGTTTTGGTGTCATTTTTAATGCCCCAACAAAGGCCATTCCAGCATGTGGACTAGTTGGAGCGATTGGTTGGGGAATTTACTATTTATTGTTTAACTACGGTATAGATGAAGTCCGTGCGTCGTTCATTGGGGCGTTTATAGTATCATTAGTTGCGCATTTTGCGGCGCGGAAGTTCCGTATGCCAATGATTGTCTTTAGTGTATCGGGCATTATTCCGCTTGTGCCAGGAAGCGTTGCGTACAATACAATGCGTAATATTATGGAACTTGACTATATGACGGGTCTACAAAATGGTATGCGCGCGTTTATGATTTCAGGGGCGATTGCCATGGGGTTAGTATTTGCGGAAGTGATTATGCAAATTATTTTACGTTCAATGCGTGAAGGCAAAACATCAATTGATTCATTTTTCAAAGCGAAAAAAAGAAGCTCAAAAAGCTAG
- a CDS encoding acyltransferase has translation MNKQLDEVQYARAFAMFAVLFVHFSSTGLGGVTPESSTFYIYSAFNTLGKIGVPVFFFLSGLVLLYSYNKRPFTKETILQFYKKRLKYIIVPYIVISTFYFVVSTVKYSSFTSVPAFLTDLGEALLWGKAYTHLYFLFVLLQFYLIFPFILYFFKKVKVRVSVVLIVSLALQFTWFYVNKNYIQVEARGSYFMSYLPFFLVGAAMGANYAQLDQWWQTNRKKMTAFIVTLFAIAAVSLIVVDIWTRAGTLVNYLPSTPYRSYIFDGLWVLLGLAGSLFTLWLGKVVMAVDYAPLQHFLNRLAQLSFGIYLIHPFFLIYFRDWLPNSTPLVFHGWQLFTAFAITGICWVLTSWLSKWKASWIIIGK, from the coding sequence ATGAATAAGCAGTTAGACGAAGTTCAATACGCGCGTGCATTTGCGATGTTTGCCGTATTGTTTGTGCATTTTAGTTCGACAGGTTTAGGGGGGGTTACTCCTGAATCAAGTACGTTTTATATATACTCGGCATTCAATACATTAGGGAAGATTGGGGTGCCCGTATTTTTCTTTTTAAGTGGTTTGGTGCTGCTATATAGCTATAATAAAAGGCCGTTTACAAAGGAAACAATTCTTCAATTTTATAAGAAGCGTTTGAAATATATAATTGTTCCTTATATCGTCATTTCGACTTTTTATTTTGTGGTAAGTACAGTAAAGTATAGTAGTTTTACATCTGTACCAGCATTTTTGACGGATTTAGGTGAAGCGTTATTATGGGGGAAAGCCTATACGCATTTGTATTTCTTATTTGTACTTTTACAGTTTTATTTAATTTTCCCGTTCATATTGTATTTCTTTAAGAAAGTGAAGGTTCGTGTTTCAGTTGTACTAATTGTTTCGCTTGCTTTGCAGTTTACTTGGTTTTATGTGAACAAAAATTATATACAAGTGGAAGCGCGTGGTTCGTACTTTATGTCGTATTTACCGTTCTTTTTAGTAGGTGCTGCGATGGGGGCTAATTATGCGCAATTAGATCAATGGTGGCAAACGAACCGAAAAAAAATGACTGCATTTATTGTGACACTGTTTGCAATTGCAGCTGTCAGTTTGATTGTTGTGGACATCTGGACACGTGCGGGTACATTGGTTAACTATTTACCGTCTACCCCGTATCGTTCGTATATTTTTGATGGACTATGGGTACTTTTAGGGCTAGCGGGTAGCTTGTTTACGTTATGGTTAGGGAAAGTGGTGATGGCAGTGGACTATGCGCCATTACAGCATTTCTTAAATCGATTAGCTCAATTGTCGTTTGGTATTTATTTGATTCATCCGTTTTTCTTAATCTATTTCCGCGATTGGCTACCAAATTCAACACCGCTTGTATTCCATGGTTGGCAGTTGTTTACCGCATTTGCGATTACCGGCATTTGTTGGGTACTGACGAGTTGGTTAAGTAAGTGGAAAGCTAGTTGGATTATTATCGGTAAATAA
- a CDS encoding ABC transporter permease — MRFSDQLDFVMQHIKKNKLRVFMTVLAATMGCAFLIVLASVGFGLQASIEKDILSNDSVTKIEVQSSQSQFTEEEIAEIQAVEHVQTVLKTTDVNAEAQSYFEDRDTLGSLHLTNFNDLQQVLDDLSAGVYPTNENEILVGYHFAQTLLNDADRKVIEEKSLEAQANGDYYNGSEEGYKESLLGKEIEVAFRSYEDMSKQTERKSFKIVGVLAKPTYEWAIDNKIYVSDALAPTLEEMLVQSFPDQQEALYFDRFEIYATSLEYVKPILEELRDKGFGVFSVTEQLEELNVFFLVLKAGLIFVGTIAVLIASIGIFNTMTMAVTERTREIGVLKAIGASPKLIQRLFLMESTFIGVIGTVIAVAISYAVSFASNALLPVVLKAATGEESFDGIQFSAIPWQLVVIAAAISIGVAIISGVRPARKATKIEVMQALRQEV; from the coding sequence ATGCGATTTAGTGACCAACTTGATTTTGTTATGCAGCATATTAAGAAAAATAAGTTGCGTGTTTTTATGACTGTGTTAGCTGCAACGATGGGCTGTGCGTTTTTAATCGTACTTGCATCTGTAGGCTTTGGTTTACAGGCATCGATTGAAAAGGATATTTTATCGAATGATAGTGTGACGAAAATTGAAGTGCAAAGCAGCCAATCGCAGTTTACCGAGGAAGAAATTGCAGAAATTCAAGCAGTAGAACATGTACAAACCGTGTTAAAAACAACAGATGTGAATGCAGAAGCGCAAAGCTATTTTGAAGATCGTGATACATTAGGAAGTTTACATCTAACGAATTTTAACGATTTACAACAAGTATTAGATGATTTATCGGCAGGTGTATATCCAACAAATGAGAACGAAATTTTAGTAGGCTATCATTTCGCACAAACGCTGTTAAATGACGCTGATCGTAAAGTAATAGAAGAAAAATCACTGGAAGCACAGGCAAATGGCGATTATTATAACGGTTCTGAAGAAGGCTATAAAGAGTCACTTCTAGGTAAGGAAATCGAAGTGGCCTTCCGTTCTTATGAGGATATGTCGAAACAAACAGAGCGTAAATCGTTCAAGATTGTCGGTGTACTTGCAAAGCCTACTTATGAATGGGCGATTGACAATAAAATTTACGTATCCGATGCGTTGGCACCAACTTTAGAAGAGATGTTGGTTCAATCGTTCCCAGATCAACAAGAAGCGCTTTATTTTGATCGTTTTGAAATTTATGCAACGAGTTTAGAATATGTGAAGCCGATATTAGAGGAATTACGTGATAAAGGCTTTGGTGTCTTTTCGGTAACGGAGCAATTAGAGGAGCTAAATGTATTTTTCTTAGTATTAAAAGCGGGACTTATTTTTGTCGGGACAATTGCGGTATTAATTGCATCGATTGGAATTTTCAATACGATGACAATGGCTGTAACCGAGCGTACGCGTGAAATTGGGGTATTAAAAGCAATTGGCGCAAGTCCGAAGCTGATTCAGCGATTATTCTTAATGGAAAGCACATTTATTGGTGTGATTGGAACAGTCATTGCAGTAGCCATTTCTTACGCGGTGAGCTTTGCGTCAAATGCATTGCTACCAGTAGTATTGAAGGCGGCAACGGGTGAGGAAAGCTTTGATGGCATTCAATTTTCTGCCATACCTTGGCAACTTGTTGTCATTGCGGCTGCTATTAGCATCGGGGTAGCTATTATTTCAGGTGTGCGCCCTGCACGAAAGGCGACAAAAATTGAAGTGATGCAGGCATTGCGCCAAGAGGTATGA